AGCAGCGAGATCACGGCAGCGCCGACGATCGCACCGTCATACCTGAGCAGCGAACTGGACCGCAACACGATGGTGGAAGGACTCAAGATCGGCCGCCGGATCTTCGCGCAGCCCGAGGTCGCCCGCTATATCGTCGACGAAACCGTACCGGGCCGTCAGGCGGACACTGATGAGGCGTTACTGCAATACGTGCGTGACAATGGCTCGACTGTTTATCACGCGGTTGGCACGTGCCGGATGGGAGAGGACGAAATGAGCGTCGTCGATTCCGAAATGCGGGTGCGCGGAACGACCGGCCTGCGCATCGTCGACGGCTCGGTGATGCCGTCGATAACCTCGACCAACACCAATGCGACGGTGCTAATGCTAGCCGAGCGCGCAGCTGACATGATCCGTTCGCCGATGACTGCGCGCACGGCTTCGGCATATTCGAAGGAGACGGTATGAAAGTGCTGGTAGGTGTAAAGCGAGTGGTCGACTACAACGTGAAGGTCCGGATCAAGTCGGACGGCACGGGTGTCGACATTGCAAACGTGAAGATGTCGATGAATCCGTTCGACGAAATCGCGGTTGAGGAAGCGGTGCGGTTAAAGGAAGCCGGCGTGGTTAGCGAGGTGGTGGCGGTTTCTTGCGGTGTTGCTCAGGCGCAGGAGACGCTGCGTACGGCGTTGGCGATAGGCGCGGACCGTGCTGTCTTGATCGAGTCATCCGAAGACCTGCAGCCACTGGCCGTTGCCAAGCTGCTCAAGGCGCTGGTCGACAAGGAACAGCCTTCGTTGGTATTGCTGGGCAAGCAGGCCATCGACGACGACTCGAACCAGACCGGGCAGATGCTCGCCGCTTTGGCTGACCTTCCGCAAGCGACGTTCGCTTCGGAGGTCGTTGTGGCTGACGGGAAGGCGACCGTGTCGCGCGAAGTGGACGGCGGAGCTGAAACGCTGTCGCTGACGCTTCCCGCCGTGGTCACCACTGATCTACGCCTGAACGAGCCGCGCTACGTGACATTGCCGAACATCATGAAGGCGAAGAAAAAGCCGCTGCAAACGATCAGGCCCGAAGACCTCGGCGTCGATGTCACGCCGCGGCTTAAAACACTGAAAGTCGCCGAGCCGCCCAGGCGTTCCGCCGGGGTGACAGTGCCGGACGTAAAGACGCTGGTCGAGAAGCTGAAGACCGAAGCGAAGGTGCTTTAGATAGAACGGCAACTATGTTGCATGGGACTGGAGTAAGCGCTAAAGCGCTAACTCCAGTCGACACGGAGACGAAGCAAATGACGAATCTGGTTAGCCTGGTAATAGCAGAACACGATAATGCGTCGATCAAGGCAGCGACGCTGACTACCATTGCAGCGGCGAAGAAGATCGGCGGTGAAGTTCACGTGCTGGTCGCGGGTCACAATGCGCAGCCCGTGGTCGACGCGGCAGCGAACATCGCGGGCGTTAGCAAAGTATTGCTGGCCGATGCGCCGCAACTCGAAGTGGGCCTCGCGGAAAACGTCGAAGCGACGGTGCTGAATATCGCAAAGAACTATTCGCACATCCTGGCTCCGGCCACCGCCTACGGCAAGAACGTCGCGCCGCGTATCGCCGCGAAGCTCGACGTCGCTCAGATCAGCGACATCACCGCAGTCGAGTCACCCGATACGTTCGAGCGTCCGATCTACGCGGGCAACGCCATTGCGATCGTGCAATCGGCTGATCCGATCAAGGTCATCACCGTGCGCTCGACCGGTTTCGACGCCGTCGCGGCCGAAGGCGGCAGCGCAGCGGTCGAAAAGATCGAAGCCGCAGCCGACGTAGGCATCTCGCAGTTCGTGAGCCGCGAAGTGACGAAGCTCGATCGTCCGGAACTGACGTCGGCAAACATCATCGTGTCGGGCGGCCGGGGTCTCGGCAGCGGCGAGAACTACACGAAGGTGCTGGAGCCTTTGGCAGACAAGCTCGGTGCAGCGATGGGCGCATCGCGTGCAGCCGTCGATGCGGGCTACGTGCCGAACGACTATCAGGTTGGTCAGACGGGCAAGATCGTCGCGCCGCAACTGTATATCGCGGTCGGCATTTCGGGTGCGATCCAGCACCTTGCGGGCATGAAGGACTCGAAGGTGATCGTCGCGATCAACAAGGATAAAGAAGCGCCGATTTTCAGCGTCGCGGATTACAGCCTCGTCGGTGACCTGTTCACCGTCGTGCCCGAACTCGTCGGAAGCCTATGAGGCCCTTGATGACTGGCTGCTCGCGTTCACTGGCGGAGAAACCGGGCACTGCGACGGGCGGCCATCATGGTGGCATTGTCGAGAGATTAAGGCACGCCCCTTGCGGCGCTTCATTCACGTGAACGGCCGATGCTGGCTTGAGATATCCTCTTTTGAGTGAGCCATGAAACATCTAACTAAGACGTTTTTCGCTTCGGTTCTCGTGGTGGCACTGCCGGCAATAACATACGCACAAGTCGGCGGCAGCGCTGACGGGACGGCAACATCCCGTGCCGGCGCGGGGCGGATGAAAACCCCGAGTGGAAGAGGATACGATTCGCCGGATGTCACGGGTAGTGGCGTCGGTGCGGCGGGCAGTATCCCTTCGACGCGATCTTCCAAGCGCAAGGCCAATGGTCTGAATATGGGTACCCGTGACGGCGCGAACAGCGACGTCAACAGACCACGGAACGGCCCAAGGCAAGACGGCCAGTAGCCAGCCGGTTGCACGCGGCGTCATTCGCCACGGCCGTGATTGTCGTTACGCACTGCGGCATCGAGTGCGGCATCGCTCTCTGCTTCACCATCACCGGATAACTGCCGATCTCTACCTGCTAGTGCACGCCCGAAGCCTGCCGAACGCAGACAGGCGAGACCACCGTCTTACAGTCGTCGTACGAGGCTCTCAGTTCGCCGTTGACGCGCGAGCCGGTAGTCGCGATCGAGCAGCTGTGCATGATGAAGATCGGTGTTGAATGCCGAAGTGGCAGCAGCCGAGGATGGCGAGAGGCAACTTTAGCGACGCCGTTAAATGCCCTGTGCAAGAGCGGTGGGGCGCGCACGGAAGCTGACGAAAAGCCGGACTCCGTTCGCATTATCGTTTCCGTGGTCGGTACTCGATAGTTCAGTCTCGGCGACTGGCGGCAGTAGGGCGCAGATCACTCTGAGATTTGGAACGTCGTTTGCTCAGATGTCTCCGTCGGCGGTTGCACACTGCGCTTGCGCTTCGAAAGCCTCAAGTGCATGGATCAATTTTCTGTCGTGGACCCGATCGTTGATGAGCACCGTTGCACCGCAGACTGTTACGCGCGAAGCGCGTGATCGACGGCACCGGTAGAGCAGAGACGGTAGAAATGCACAAGAACATGGTGTGGGCCGACAACGCGAAGTCCGTTGTCGCAGGCAAACGCCCCCACGTAGCAGCGCTGCTCGCGCTGGCGCTGGCGGTGTCGTCCGCATTGAGCGGCTGTAGCTCGTTGTACTCGGAAGGCGCGGTCGCGGGCGCCGGTATCGCGGGTGCCGCGGTCGCGGGCAAGGTCACCAGCAATGCGGCGGTCGCGACCGGTATCGGTCTTGGCGCGGTCGCCGCCGCGCGCGCCGGCGTGCAGTACTCGGAGCGCGTGGTCCACACGAATACGCAGAACAGCATCGCGCAGGCGGCCGGTCCGCTCGATGTCGGCGCGGTCGCTCCCTGGAGCATCACCCACTCTTTCCCGATCGAAGACGACGAGCACGGCCGCGTGACCGTCAGCCGCCTGATCAGCACCGGCGCGCTCGACTGCAAGGAAATCGTCTTTTCCGTCGATCAGAACGCAACACGCGACAAGCCCGCGAGCAGCGCGTTTTACATCGCATCGGTTTGCCGCGACGGTAAGGACTGGCGTTGGGCATCGGCCGAACCCGCCACCGAGCGCTGGGGTGCGCTGCAATGATATTGCGTTCGCCTGGCGTTCCGAGGGGTGATCGGCTGCGGCTCATCGCGGCCGGCGCGCTATGCGTCGGCGCGAGCCTGCTGGCGAGCGGCTGCGCGTCGATCGGCGCCGCGAGCGGCGCGGCGGCGGGTGTCGCTTCGGGCATCGTGACCAGCAATCCGGCCGTCGCGCTCGGCGTCGGCGTGGCGGTGCAGGCCGCCACCGACGAAGCGGTCGCGCGCTACATGCGCGGCATGCACAAGGATCAGCAGGATCTGATGGCGGCGCTGGTCGGGACGATGGCGGTCGGCGAAACGAAACCGTGGTCGGTCAAGCACACGTTGCCGATCGAAAACGGTCACGGCCAGGTGCGCGTGACGCGGGCGGTCAACTCGGCGCTCGCGCTGTGCAAAGACTTCGTGTTCTCGGTGCAGGACGGCGACGGCCCGAACGCGCCCGAGAGGTGGTTCACGGCGAGCGCGTGCCAGCAGGACAAGGGCTGGAAGTGGGCGACGGCCGAGCCGGCGGTCGCACGCTGGGGCAATTTGCAATAATGAAGCGGCGAATGTTTCTCGCCGCTTCCTCCCTCCGTCATTAACGACGGAAGGCCCCATCGTAAGCAGTTCCTGGAGGACGCAGTCCACCTTGCGCGCGCAGGGCAGCCCCCGATGACCAGGATGCAGTCCTGATGGGGCTGTCGTTGAGCACAGCCCCGCGTGATAGATCGCACGCTAGCAGGAGTGATTTAACGTCGCTCTGTACATCGGAGAAGCGGCGACGCCTTCCAATCAATGGTTACGCTAGAGCACACGGGTCGACAGTTCCCGCAAAGCGGAAGCGGGTGTGGATCGACGCTACCTTGCGGCGAATACCGAGACCCCGCCATTGACGAATCCATTTGCGGCGCAACTCGGGCATCCTGCTGGCGATGTCGCCGAAGAGTAGGGAACGAAAATCAGCCCTGTCGCCGGGTCGACTGCAACCGAATGCGCATTGTTACCAGTGTTCAGGCGAGTAACGACGCTGCGGGAACCGGCGTCGACAATGGTTAGTACCGGCGTACACGGCGATGCGGCCGAGCAGGCGCCATTCGTCGAGGCATTGCCGGAAGAAGTCCAACGGCTTGCCGCGTTGTAGTAGCGATTGGTGGACACATCGTATTCAAGCTGATCACCTCCACCCGCGTTGAGGGACGCCAGAAGCGCGCCGTTTGAACGATCGATAATCTGCATGAGCAACGGCGCGCCAGTCGTCCCTTCTCGGCAACCGACCGCAATATCGTTCCCAGGCCCGAGCGCCAACCCAGTAGGATCGCAGTTACCTTCCCCATACATCGCGACGCCCGCAAGGGTCGTATAGTTCTGCGTGCCGCCGTTTGGTATTGCCCGAACAGATACTCCCGGCAGTTTTACGAGTTCACCATGAGGATTCGTCGTGCTGCCGTCTACGTTCACGTAGAAGTTGTCGCTCGTGGCGTCGTACCGGCAGGCTTCGAGTCCGGCAGTGGGTTTACCCGCGTTGTCAGTGAATGTGACCTTTGCCACGACGGTCTGAGTTGCCGTGTTGATGAATGTCGCGAAGGGCGGGCTCTCTTCCGGACTCGAGATCATGAAGATGCCATGGGTCGAATCGAGACAACCTTCATCTGCGCGCACGCCGGTTGTGCTGACCACTATCTTGCTTATCACTGCCCCTGCTGCAGGGTCGACGATCTTCACAGAATTCACGTCCCCCGCATAGATGAGGCTGCCGACAGGCGTCGCGCCGTCCGGGCCGGCCTGCGAATTTGGACCGGGTCCAAGTCCCGTAAACGCGAGCGGACCGCTCCCCTGGATTGCCTTGACGAACGACTTCGATGGAATGTCGATCTGATCCAGCGAAGCGTTATTTCTGTCGGTAAAAAAGTAATGGCTACCGGAAACGACGCCGATATCAAAGGAAAAGTTGACGCCGGCCTTGATGTTCGGCACGGCAATGTCCGATACATAATGCGGCCCGCTTGTAAGGTTGTCCCCGCCGCCACAGCCCGCAATAACGACCGC
The nucleotide sequence above comes from Paraburkholderia youngii. Encoded proteins:
- a CDS encoding electron transfer flavoprotein subunit alpha/FixB family protein, whose product is MVSLVIAEHDNASIKAATLTTIAAAKKIGGEVHVLVAGHNAQPVVDAAANIAGVSKVLLADAPQLEVGLAENVEATVLNIAKNYSHILAPATAYGKNVAPRIAAKLDVAQISDITAVESPDTFERPIYAGNAIAIVQSADPIKVITVRSTGFDAVAAEGGSAAVEKIEAAADVGISQFVSREVTKLDRPELTSANIIVSGGRGLGSGENYTKVLEPLADKLGAAMGASRAAVDAGYVPNDYQVGQTGKIVAPQLYIAVGISGAIQHLAGMKDSKVIVAINKDKEAPIFSVADYSLVGDLFTVVPELVGSL
- a CDS encoding electron transfer flavoprotein subunit beta/FixA family protein codes for the protein MKVLVGVKRVVDYNVKVRIKSDGTGVDIANVKMSMNPFDEIAVEEAVRLKEAGVVSEVVAVSCGVAQAQETLRTALAIGADRAVLIESSEDLQPLAVAKLLKALVDKEQPSLVLLGKQAIDDDSNQTGQMLAALADLPQATFASEVVVADGKATVSREVDGGAETLSLTLPAVVTTDLRLNEPRYVTLPNIMKAKKKPLQTIRPEDLGVDVTPRLKTLKVAEPPRRSAGVTVPDVKTLVEKLKTEAKVL